The following proteins are encoded in a genomic region of Pangasianodon hypophthalmus isolate fPanHyp1 chromosome 26, fPanHyp1.pri, whole genome shotgun sequence:
- the cdc25d gene encoding cell division cycle 25 homolog d isoform X1 yields the protein MEMSGHQQDTGWSVSPVSELSSCMQSLQCQDSSSTPRRRLDLTPELRSSDRGQASGQHTPTVSRRRSYRKVTSREQASNTRGSQTRSLRGGTEDDEGVEDDKENTSVWERVRVRLFSSSSPEDQMQSVRRSKRQSRSSPAEEEPETPDSESLMLFQRLRSRRNPAHTLIPDSAVTDHCLIGDFSKHHVLPVEKVNHQDLQCVSAQTVASLIRGQFSAVVEDFLIIDCRYPYEYQGGHIKGAVNLYTESQILQAFFQDSSTPQVSPAARRAPGGASVLGTRGSRGATPASAGANEGASSPRKLIVFHCEFSSERGPRLCQYLRELDRLVNAQTYPHLLYPELYLLQGGYKRFYSCCPELCEPHGYVPMRHRDFRDQLRRFSRKRHQHHRRRPIRSQQTTSHF from the exons ATGGAGATGTCGGGGCACCAGCAGGACACAGGATGGAGTGTGTCTCCGGTCTCTGAGCTGTCCAGCTGCATGcagagcctccagtgtcaggacaG cagctcgaCCCCCAGGAGACGCCTTGATCTGACGCCGGAGCTGAGAAGCTCAGACAGGGGGCAAGCCTCAggacaacacacaccaacag tgagcaggaggaggagttaCAG AAAAGTGACATCGCGTGAACAGGCCTCGAACACG CGTGGATCACAGACCCGCAGCCTGAGAGGAGGAACAGAGGATGATGAAGGTGTTGAAGATGATAAGGAGAACACCAGCGTGTGG gagagagtgagagtgagattGTTCAGCTCATCCAGTCCTGAAGATCAGATGCAGTCTGTGAGAAGGAGTAAGAGGCAATCCCGCTCTTCACCAGCAGAGGAGGAACCGGAGACGCCTGATTCAGAG TCACTGATGCTGTTCCAGAGACTGAGATCCAGGAGAaatccagcacacacactcatccctGACAGCGCTGTCACTGATCACTGCCTCATTGGAGACTTCAGCAAA CATCACGTGCTTCCTGTGGAGAAGGTGAATCATCAGGatcttcagtgtgtttcagctcAAACT GTGGCGTCTCTGATCAGAGGTCAGTTCAGCGCTGTAGTGGAGGACTTCCTCATCATCGATTGCCGTTATCCATACGAGTATCAAGGAGGTCACATCAAG GGAGCAGTGAACCTGTACACCGAGTCTCAGATCCTCCAGGCTTTCTTCCAGGACTCATCCACCCCACAGGTGTCTCCAGCTGCCCGTCGTGCCCCAGGAGGGGCGTCTGTGCTGGGCACACGGGGCAGCAGGGGGGCGACGCCGGCGTCTGCAGGAGCTAATGAGGGAGCATCATCACCCAGAAAACTCATAGTGTTTCACTGCGAGTTTTCATCAGAGAGAGGACCACGGCt ttgCCAGTATCTGAGGGAGTTGGATCGTTTAGTGAATGCTCAGACGTACCCTCATCTCCTCTACCCTGAGCTCTACCTACTGCAGGGGGGGTACAAGCGCTTCTACTCCTGCTGtccg gagctGTGTGAGCCGCACGGTTACGTCCCCATGCGTCACAGGGACTTCAGAGACCAGCTCCGGCGTTTCAGCAGGAAGAGGCACCAGCATCATCGCAGACGTCCAATCAGATCGCAGCAAACGACATCACACTTTTAA
- the cdc25d gene encoding cell division cycle 25 homolog d isoform X2, giving the protein MEMSGHQQDTGWSVSPVSELSSCMQSLQCQDSSTPRRRLDLTPELRSSDRGQASGQHTPTVSRRRSYRKVTSREQASNTRGSQTRSLRGGTEDDEGVEDDKENTSVWERVRVRLFSSSSPEDQMQSVRRSKRQSRSSPAEEEPETPDSESLMLFQRLRSRRNPAHTLIPDSAVTDHCLIGDFSKHHVLPVEKVNHQDLQCVSAQTVASLIRGQFSAVVEDFLIIDCRYPYEYQGGHIKGAVNLYTESQILQAFFQDSSTPQVSPAARRAPGGASVLGTRGSRGATPASAGANEGASSPRKLIVFHCEFSSERGPRLCQYLRELDRLVNAQTYPHLLYPELYLLQGGYKRFYSCCPELCEPHGYVPMRHRDFRDQLRRFSRKRHQHHRRRPIRSQQTTSHF; this is encoded by the exons ATGGAGATGTCGGGGCACCAGCAGGACACAGGATGGAGTGTGTCTCCGGTCTCTGAGCTGTCCAGCTGCATGcagagcctccagtgtcaggacaG ctcgaCCCCCAGGAGACGCCTTGATCTGACGCCGGAGCTGAGAAGCTCAGACAGGGGGCAAGCCTCAggacaacacacaccaacag tgagcaggaggaggagttaCAG AAAAGTGACATCGCGTGAACAGGCCTCGAACACG CGTGGATCACAGACCCGCAGCCTGAGAGGAGGAACAGAGGATGATGAAGGTGTTGAAGATGATAAGGAGAACACCAGCGTGTGG gagagagtgagagtgagattGTTCAGCTCATCCAGTCCTGAAGATCAGATGCAGTCTGTGAGAAGGAGTAAGAGGCAATCCCGCTCTTCACCAGCAGAGGAGGAACCGGAGACGCCTGATTCAGAG TCACTGATGCTGTTCCAGAGACTGAGATCCAGGAGAaatccagcacacacactcatccctGACAGCGCTGTCACTGATCACTGCCTCATTGGAGACTTCAGCAAA CATCACGTGCTTCCTGTGGAGAAGGTGAATCATCAGGatcttcagtgtgtttcagctcAAACT GTGGCGTCTCTGATCAGAGGTCAGTTCAGCGCTGTAGTGGAGGACTTCCTCATCATCGATTGCCGTTATCCATACGAGTATCAAGGAGGTCACATCAAG GGAGCAGTGAACCTGTACACCGAGTCTCAGATCCTCCAGGCTTTCTTCCAGGACTCATCCACCCCACAGGTGTCTCCAGCTGCCCGTCGTGCCCCAGGAGGGGCGTCTGTGCTGGGCACACGGGGCAGCAGGGGGGCGACGCCGGCGTCTGCAGGAGCTAATGAGGGAGCATCATCACCCAGAAAACTCATAGTGTTTCACTGCGAGTTTTCATCAGAGAGAGGACCACGGCt ttgCCAGTATCTGAGGGAGTTGGATCGTTTAGTGAATGCTCAGACGTACCCTCATCTCCTCTACCCTGAGCTCTACCTACTGCAGGGGGGGTACAAGCGCTTCTACTCCTGCTGtccg gagctGTGTGAGCCGCACGGTTACGTCCCCATGCGTCACAGGGACTTCAGAGACCAGCTCCGGCGTTTCAGCAGGAAGAGGCACCAGCATCATCGCAGACGTCCAATCAGATCGCAGCAAACGACATCACACTTTTAA
- the pgam1b gene encoding phosphoglycerate mutase 1b: MAAYKLVLIRHGESCWNQENRFCGWFDADLSDTGIQEAKRGGQALKEAGYEFDVCYTSVLKRAIRTLWLVLEGIDQMWLPVHRTWRLNERHYGGLTGLNKAETAAKHGEEQVKIWRRSYDIPPPPMGPEHDFYSSISQDRRYADLTEDQLPSCESLKDTIARALPFWNDEIVPQIKEGKRVLIAAHGNSLRGIVKHLEGMSEEAIMELNLPTGIPILYELDKNLKPVKPMQFLGDEETVRKAMEAVAAQGKAKK, from the exons ATGGCTGCCTACAAGCTGGTGTTGATCCGGCACGGAGAGAGCTGCTGGAACCAGGAGAACCGCTTCTGCGGCTGGTTCGACGCCGACCTGAGCGACACCGGCATCCAGGAGGCCAAGAGAGGCGGCCAGGCGCTGAAAG AAGCAGGTTACGAGTTCGATGTGTGCTACACGTCTGTGCTGAAGCGGGCCATCAGGACGCTGTGGTTGGTGCTGGAGGGCATCGATCAGATGTGGCTTCCCGTGCATCGCACCTGGCGTCTGAACGAGCGCCACTACGGCGGCCTGACGGGGTTAAACAAGGCTGAGACGGCGGCCAAGCACGGAGAGGAGCAGGTGAAGATCTGGAGACGCTCGTACGACATCCCTCCGCCTCCCATGGGGCCCGAGCACGACTTCTACTCCAGCATCAGCCAG GACCGTCGCTATGCCGACCTGACGGAGGACCAGCTGCCGTCGTGCGAGAGCCTGAAGGACACGATCGCCCGCGCTCTGCCCTTCTGGAACGACGAGATCGTCCCGCAGATCAAAGAGGGCAAGAGGGTGCTCATCGCCGCCCACGGCAACAGTCTCCGCGGCATCGTCAAGCACCTGGAGG gtatGTCAGAGGAGGCCATCATGGAGCTGAACCTGCCCACAGGAATCCCCATCCTGTACGAGCTGGACAAGAACCTGAAACCTGTTAAGCCCATGCAGTTCCTCGGGGATGAGGAGACCGTGCGCAAGGCCATGGAGGCTGTGGCTGCTCAGGGCAAGGccaagaaatag